The following proteins are encoded in a genomic region of Haloarcula marina:
- a CDS encoding CopG family transcriptional regulator, with the protein MDQDIQREAERHEMGYSEYVRHIIRQATDSPFECPETVLCTDENHRTEESEKGAA; encoded by the coding sequence ATGGACCAAGACATACAGAGAGAAGCAGAGAGGCACGAGATGGGGTACTCAGAGTACGTCCGCCACATCATTCGACAGGCGACGGACTCACCATTTGAGTGCCCGGAGACGGTGCTGTGTACGGACGAGAACCACCGGACGGAAGAATCTGAGAAGGGGGCCGCCTAA
- a CDS encoding sigma-70 region 4 domain-containing protein gives MTAAQAQLRDFEPDLSPLTEAEREVYEAVELGGFGVREYGRHTGRKPGTVGNLLGRARSKVDVEGVEWK, from the coding sequence ATGACCGCGGCGCAGGCACAGCTACGGGACTTCGAGCCGGACCTATCGCCGCTCACGGAAGCAGAGCGAGAGGTGTACGAAGCAGTCGAACTCGGCGGCTTCGGCGTTCGGGAGTATGGGCGACACACCGGGCGGAAGCCGGGGACTGTCGGCAACCTGTTGGGCCGCGCCCGCTCGAAGGTCGACGTTGAGGGGGTCGAGTGGAAGTGA
- a CDS encoding tyrosine-type recombinase/integrase yields the protein MTGPPSLSPREARDRYLDHRRTEASASSIKSWHYRLKHFVEWADDEGGIEDMRDLDGWTLDEYETHRRSAGVSAVTLNAEMQTFKNWLEYLARIEVVDDGLPEKVHVPGVPDGEDTNDEMLEQGDAYALIQSFRENPERRGTDKHALLELLWFTGCRVGAARSLDLRDYHSEEQYVEFRHRPGSGTPLKNDSDGERAVGLPPSVCEVLDTYVDQYRTEAHDDGRQPLFTTVQGRPAENTLRVWCYLATQPCLHELCPHGMERDTCEFVHVHHASKCPSSVSPHRVRTGSITWQRDMGLPAEVVGERVNATLEVIESYYDKATARQRLEQRRRPYIENLQLED from the coding sequence GTGACCGGCCCGCCGTCACTCTCGCCGCGTGAGGCGAGGGACCGCTATCTCGACCACCGACGCACCGAGGCGTCGGCGTCGTCCATCAAGTCGTGGCACTACCGACTGAAGCACTTCGTCGAGTGGGCCGACGACGAGGGAGGCATCGAGGATATGCGCGACCTCGACGGCTGGACGCTCGACGAGTACGAGACTCACCGCCGGTCGGCGGGCGTCTCGGCGGTGACGCTGAACGCCGAGATGCAAACGTTCAAGAACTGGCTGGAGTATCTGGCCCGCATCGAGGTGGTCGACGACGGCCTCCCCGAGAAGGTCCACGTTCCGGGCGTCCCCGACGGCGAAGACACGAACGACGAGATGCTTGAGCAGGGCGACGCCTACGCGCTCATCCAGTCGTTCCGAGAGAACCCGGAGCGTCGAGGGACGGACAAGCACGCCCTGCTGGAACTGCTTTGGTTCACGGGCTGTCGCGTCGGCGCGGCTCGTTCGCTGGACCTTCGAGACTACCACAGCGAGGAGCAGTATGTCGAGTTCCGCCACCGTCCGGGTTCGGGTACGCCGCTGAAGAACGACAGCGACGGCGAGCGAGCGGTAGGCTTGCCGCCGTCGGTGTGCGAGGTGCTGGATACGTACGTCGACCAGTACCGGACTGAGGCCCACGACGACGGGCGACAGCCGCTTTTCACGACGGTTCAGGGCCGACCGGCGGAGAACACCCTGCGCGTCTGGTGCTATCTCGCTACCCAGCCGTGTTTGCACGAGCTGTGTCCGCACGGGATGGAGCGAGATACCTGCGAGTTCGTCCACGTCCACCATGCGAGTAAGTGTCCGTCGTCGGTGTCGCCGCATCGGGTCAGAACGGGCAGTATCACGTGGCAACGGGACATGGGCCTCCCGGCGGAAGTCGTCGGGGAGCGCGTGAACGCAACGCTCGAAGTGATTGAATCGTACTACGACAAGGCGACGGCACGTCAGCGGTTGGAGCAACGCCGTCGGCCATACATCGAGAACCTACAACTGGAAGACTGA
- a CDS encoding SWIM zinc finger family protein yields MSRADRSWQASDDLPGMLGGPSTLSMPADWTLSTAWQRAQQEDDEGGAVNDAERIVSLSDGDDYHRVLWALTGRTLAAECDCAGYKFHSGWCAHVASLWWQWVRGGIVVTHLDTGRQYPAPPAWLRLDDDPTAYDHLTPAELDAFLTCDLGSLGVREYARLSGRSPGTIGNLLADAREKTEGRR; encoded by the coding sequence ATGAGTCGCGCCGACCGTAGCTGGCAGGCAAGCGACGACCTGCCCGGTATGCTGGGCGGGCCGTCGACGCTCTCCATGCCCGCCGACTGGACGCTGTCGACGGCGTGGCAACGCGCACAGCAGGAGGACGACGAGGGCGGCGCTGTGAACGACGCCGAGCGCATCGTCAGCCTGTCCGACGGCGACGACTACCACCGCGTTCTGTGGGCACTCACAGGCCGCACACTCGCCGCCGAGTGCGACTGCGCGGGCTACAAGTTCCACAGCGGATGGTGCGCTCACGTCGCCTCTCTGTGGTGGCAGTGGGTCCGTGGCGGCATCGTCGTGACCCATCTCGACACGGGGCGTCAGTACCCAGCGCCACCAGCATGGCTCCGCCTCGACGACGACCCGACCGCTTACGACCACCTTACTCCTGCCGAACTCGACGCCTTCCTCACCTGCGACCTCGGGAGCCTCGGCGTTCGGGAGTACGCACGGCTGTCCGGTCGGTCGCCCGGCACTATCGGGAACCTGCTGGCCGACGCCCGAGAGAAGACGGAGGGCCGCCGATGA